The following proteins are encoded in a genomic region of Dyadobacter sp. UC 10:
- a CDS encoding HmuY family protein: MKKIAKSLLLIAFLGSFNACKDDEPPLPDNVAGFESAEKGFEGEETEVKIILSRAVDVATPITVSVTPTQLAYDTEFTTTPALANNAITLSVPAGQASVSFKVAKKAGILLDGDESIAFKITSVGAPALVGTGTDLKLSFKAIISEGTSIQLNGLAGSEPGSSAANSVFLDLSSNVQTAVLRDSWDLGFYSGADFRVTINGTNGASALMINKSDINTVTDKDLVADSLAVGQGMGKLALVDNAQGDLTKTVIKEISATDADNKVYILNRKGGSATVLPVDQLYKIRILRKGTGYSIQYAKLNETTFKTLDVTKDASSNFEYVSLEKGATVDVEPAKDRWDLQWGYSMYYTNFGTGMIPYGFSDLVFTNRQANVEAAEVLATTATYDAFAEANLAGVTFSKDADAIGSKWRVTSGGTVGVKTDRFYLIKDPAGNIYKLRFVSFHPSDGGERGKPKLEYKLVKKGA, encoded by the coding sequence ATGAAGAAAATAGCCAAATCGCTGTTGCTGATTGCCTTTCTGGGAAGTTTCAATGCATGTAAAGACGACGAGCCGCCACTTCCGGATAACGTAGCCGGTTTTGAAAGTGCAGAAAAGGGTTTTGAAGGCGAAGAGACGGAAGTAAAAATTATCCTTTCGCGGGCCGTCGATGTGGCCACTCCTATAACTGTTTCAGTTACCCCTACCCAGCTTGCTTATGACACTGAATTTACCACAACTCCGGCCCTAGCTAACAATGCCATCACATTATCGGTACCTGCGGGCCAGGCTTCTGTTTCTTTTAAAGTGGCCAAAAAAGCAGGTATCCTGCTTGACGGAGATGAGAGTATCGCATTTAAAATTACCTCGGTTGGCGCGCCGGCTTTGGTTGGCACGGGAACTGACCTCAAACTGAGTTTCAAGGCGATCATTTCGGAAGGTACCAGTATTCAGCTCAATGGACTTGCGGGCAGCGAGCCGGGCAGCAGTGCGGCCAATTCGGTTTTTCTTGATTTGAGCTCCAATGTACAAACCGCTGTTCTCCGCGATAGCTGGGATCTTGGTTTTTACAGCGGCGCTGATTTCCGCGTGACGATCAACGGTACCAATGGTGCTTCTGCATTGATGATCAACAAATCGGATATTAATACGGTGACTGATAAAGATCTGGTTGCCGATTCACTCGCAGTTGGTCAGGGAATGGGCAAACTTGCATTGGTAGACAATGCGCAGGGCGACCTCACTAAAACGGTTATAAAAGAAATTTCAGCCACCGACGCAGACAATAAGGTATATATACTAAACCGAAAAGGCGGGTCAGCGACAGTATTGCCCGTTGATCAGCTTTACAAGATCCGGATTTTACGTAAAGGAACCGGGTACTCTATTCAATATGCGAAGCTGAATGAAACTACTTTCAAAACACTTGATGTGACCAAGGATGCATCTTCCAATTTTGAATATGTATCTCTTGAAAAAGGTGCAACTGTGGACGTAGAACCTGCCAAAGATCGCTGGGACCTGCAATGGGGTTATAGCATGTATTACACCAATTTCGGCACTGGCATGATCCCTTACGGTTTCTCAGACCTGGTTTTTACGAACAGACAAGCTAACGTAGAAGCCGCAGAAGTGTTAGCCACGACAGCCACTTACGATGCATTTGCTGAGGCTAATCTGGCAGGTGTTACTTTCTCCAAAGATGCTGACGCGATCGGCTCTAAATGGCGGGTAACTTCAGGCGGTACTGTGGGTGTGAAAACAGATCGTTTTTACCTCATCAAAGATCCTGCGGGGAACATTTATAAGCTGCGTTTCGTAAGCTTCCACCCAAGCGACGGCGGCGAGCGCGGCAAACCGAAACTAGAATACAAGCTGGTAAAAAAAGGAGCATAA
- a CDS encoding HmuY family protein yields the protein MKILLFSISILISAFCLPVTQPEVSSKSAAEIVVIKDLNANTKPYIYFSVTTGKEVSAGDAKTTNWDIAFSKTTIAVNGGTSGPGQGGAIVIEKPFASVIEAPKDGYKFDSDAGFAIPGGSGNSWYKYDMGVHAILPIVGRTILLKTAEGKFAKIEIISYYKGAPEDVPTEESSYYTFRYTLADAEGKY from the coding sequence ATGAAAATCCTGCTATTTTCTATTTCAATATTGATTTCCGCTTTTTGCCTGCCAGTAACGCAACCGGAAGTTTCTTCTAAAAGTGCAGCTGAAATAGTGGTAATTAAAGACCTGAATGCCAACACCAAGCCCTACATCTATTTCAGCGTAACAACCGGAAAGGAAGTGTCGGCAGGCGATGCGAAAACTACAAACTGGGATATTGCATTCAGCAAAACTACCATCGCTGTAAATGGAGGCACAAGTGGCCCCGGTCAGGGCGGTGCGATCGTAATAGAAAAGCCATTTGCTTCGGTAATTGAGGCGCCAAAGGATGGTTACAAATTCGACAGTGATGCAGGGTTTGCAATTCCCGGCGGAAGCGGAAATTCGTGGTACAAGTACGATATGGGCGTGCACGCAATTCTGCCTATTGTTGGAAGAACAATCCTTTTAAAGACAGCCGAAGGGAAATTCGCCAAAATCGAGATCATCAGCTACTATAAAGGAGCGCCGGAAGATGTTCCGACGGAAGAATCCAGCTATTATACTTTCAGATATACCCTGGCAGACGCGGAAGGAAAGTATTAG
- a CDS encoding YdeI/OmpD-associated family protein produces MNNTDPRIDTYIIKSAPFAIPVLDYLRAIVHAACPEVEETMKWSFPHFLYKGSILCSMASFKQHCAFGFWLASRLTDPDKLLAGEGERTSMGHLGRITSIDTLPSEEKLIGFIAEAMYLIDQGVKVKNAGGSTGEKQPLVVPDYFIRALEQSPEAVRNFAKFSNSGRKEYVEWIEGAKTETTRQRRIVSAVEWIEEGKTRNWKY; encoded by the coding sequence ATGAATAATACTGATCCCCGCATTGACACCTATATCATAAAATCAGCACCATTTGCTATTCCTGTTCTTGACTATCTCCGGGCAATCGTTCACGCGGCTTGTCCGGAGGTAGAGGAAACGATGAAATGGAGCTTTCCGCATTTTCTGTATAAAGGAAGCATCCTTTGCAGTATGGCATCATTCAAGCAGCACTGCGCATTTGGGTTTTGGCTGGCATCACGCCTCACAGACCCGGATAAACTGCTGGCCGGGGAAGGAGAGCGAACTTCAATGGGACATTTGGGGCGCATTACCAGTATTGACACATTGCCTTCCGAAGAAAAACTGATCGGGTTCATCGCCGAAGCAATGTACCTGATTGATCAGGGAGTAAAAGTGAAAAATGCGGGTGGTAGCACCGGAGAGAAGCAGCCCCTCGTCGTACCAGACTATTTTATTCGCGCATTGGAACAAAGTCCTGAGGCAGTGCGAAATTTTGCAAAGTTCAGTAACTCCGGCAGGAAGGAATACGTAGAGTGGATAGAAGGGGCTAAAACAGAAACGACGCGCCAGAGGCGCATCGTTTCTGCCGTTGAGTGGATTGAAGAAGGGAAGACGAGAAACTGGAAATACTAA
- a CDS encoding GNAT family N-acetyltransferase, with product MQIKPIIIGRFVLTKMTASDGDKYYELSNNSEVMKFVTGYALTRKESDKMLKVMLSEYGADTYLGRYLIEVAGTGELIGAAKLDQIGGDIEIGYRIRQEQWHKGIATQIALGLIRFANDVLKARAVIAFVNTENLASVRVLEKAGMKNVQTIEDIDEIKYKFIYSPKHNFPMKKALYIILGLIAIILIAAVIMPKEYAVEKDVVINKPNAEVFTYLKSLKNQNEWSVWARRDPNIINTFEGTDGTVGFVSKWTGNDEVGTGEQEITKIEEGSRIDTQLRFLEPMESTSDAYMITEPIDPTSTKVRWGFTGKMPIPMNVMLPFIGMESMIGKDFEDGLANLKQNLEE from the coding sequence ATGCAAATAAAGCCGATCATAATAGGGCGGTTTGTACTGACAAAGATGACCGCCTCGGATGGGGATAAGTACTATGAGCTAAGCAACAACAGCGAGGTAATGAAATTTGTTACTGGTTACGCGCTCACCAGAAAGGAGTCGGATAAGATGTTGAAAGTCATGCTGAGCGAATACGGCGCTGACACTTATCTGGGACGATATCTGATCGAAGTGGCCGGGACCGGCGAGCTGATCGGCGCTGCAAAGCTGGACCAGATTGGCGGGGACATCGAAATTGGTTACCGGATCAGGCAGGAGCAATGGCACAAGGGAATTGCAACGCAAATTGCCCTTGGATTGATCAGGTTCGCAAATGATGTTTTAAAAGCAAGAGCGGTTATTGCGTTTGTCAACACCGAAAACCTGGCGTCTGTTCGCGTGCTGGAAAAAGCGGGGATGAAGAATGTGCAGACCATTGAAGATATCGATGAGATCAAGTACAAATTCATTTATTCACCTAAACATAACTTCCCCATGAAAAAAGCGCTGTACATCATCCTGGGCTTAATTGCGATCATCCTTATTGCTGCGGTAATCATGCCGAAGGAATATGCGGTTGAGAAAGATGTTGTCATAAACAAGCCCAATGCCGAGGTCTTCACTTATTTGAAAAGTTTGAAAAATCAGAATGAATGGAGTGTCTGGGCACGTCGTGATCCTAACATCATTAATACGTTCGAAGGGACTGACGGAACGGTCGGGTTCGTTTCCAAATGGACCGGAAACGATGAGGTAGGTACCGGCGAGCAGGAAATAACCAAAATAGAGGAGGGAAGCAGGATCGACACGCAGCTGCGGTTTCTTGAACCAATGGAAAGCACAAGTGACGCCTACATGATCACGGAGCCAATCGACCCCACTTCAACCAAAGTCCGCTGGGGCTTTACCGGGAAGATGCCTATACCCATGAACGTGATGCTGCCTTTTATAGGAATGGAAAGCATGATCGGCAAGGATTTTGAGGATGGATTGGCAAATTTGAAACAGAACTTGGAAGAGTAA
- a CDS encoding efflux RND transporter periplasmic adaptor subunit translates to MKNSKWSLLLLVSVFAYGCATRSETTSGIADSVLTIPVTELKPQNTKLHREYVGDIHAVRNVEIYARVKGYLEEVYVDEGKFVKKGQTLFRINNEEYEAQLAKAKANLQSAIAEAKGAELELKRVKLLVEKNVISKTEVDVADAKLAAANAKIEEARSEKSNSAIQLARTEIKAPFDGVIDRIPHKMGSLIDEGTLLTTLSDTKSVFAYFNVSENEYLEYIRARGKDANKEAIVELELADGSFFKHKGIIETMEGAFDEGTGSIAFRARFANPEKLLKHGSTGTIRLTNTVENAILIPQKAAFEIQDKNFVYVLGKDNKIKTRSFVPRSRLSGYYVIKSGLESGETIVCEGLQGLRDGAVINPKTISQDSLNVPGSKIELTAR, encoded by the coding sequence ATGAAAAATTCAAAATGGTCTCTCCTATTACTGGTAAGCGTTTTTGCTTACGGATGTGCTACCAGGAGTGAAACCACTTCCGGGATCGCCGACAGCGTCCTTACCATACCAGTAACAGAGCTTAAACCTCAGAATACCAAACTCCACCGCGAATATGTCGGAGATATACATGCCGTGAGGAACGTTGAAATTTATGCCCGGGTAAAAGGATACCTGGAAGAAGTATATGTAGACGAGGGCAAATTTGTAAAAAAAGGGCAAACACTCTTCAGGATCAACAATGAAGAGTACGAAGCGCAGCTGGCCAAGGCGAAGGCCAATTTGCAAAGTGCGATTGCCGAGGCAAAAGGCGCCGAACTGGAACTCAAACGCGTGAAATTGCTCGTTGAAAAAAATGTGATCTCCAAAACCGAAGTAGATGTTGCCGATGCCAAACTAGCGGCTGCCAATGCAAAAATCGAAGAGGCCCGTTCTGAAAAATCCAATTCAGCCATTCAGCTGGCAAGGACAGAAATCAAAGCGCCTTTTGATGGCGTGATCGACCGTATTCCGCATAAAATGGGTAGCCTGATCGACGAGGGTACATTACTGACCACGCTTTCAGATACCAAGTCAGTGTTTGCGTATTTCAATGTTTCGGAAAACGAATACCTGGAATATATCAGAGCGAGAGGCAAGGATGCGAATAAAGAAGCTATTGTTGAGCTTGAACTGGCCGACGGTTCATTTTTCAAGCATAAAGGTATCATCGAAACCATGGAAGGCGCATTTGATGAAGGTACCGGCTCTATCGCATTTCGCGCCCGTTTCGCGAACCCTGAAAAACTGTTGAAACATGGTTCGACGGGCACGATCAGATTGACGAACACAGTCGAGAACGCGATCCTTATTCCTCAAAAGGCTGCCTTTGAAATTCAGGATAAAAACTTTGTATATGTTTTAGGTAAAGACAACAAGATCAAAACGCGCAGCTTTGTGCCAAGATCCAGATTGTCAGGGTATTATGTGATTAAATCAGGACTAGAATCAGGAGAAACTATTGTTTGCGAAGGACTTCAGGGGCTGAGAGACGGTGCCGTTATCAACCCGAAAACCATTTCGCAGGATAGCCTTAACGTACCAGGTAGCAAAATTGAGCTCACCGCACGATAG
- a CDS encoding efflux RND transporter permease subunit, producing MFQKFIERPVLSLVISIFITLLGILAFTGLPVSQFPDIVPPSVVVTATYTGANSEVCVDAVAVPLEKAINGVPGMTYMTSVSGNDGVTTITISFNVGVDPDLAAVNVQNRVQTVIDELPEEVIKAGVTTEKEVNSMLMYLDIMSSDSSVAEDFVYNFADINILKELKRIDGVGRAQIMGSKDYSMRVWLKPDRMNSYNVSADEVVQAIRDQNVVAAPGKTGVASGRETQVLQYVLKYTGKLFEPEQYENIVLRSNPDGSMLKLRDVADIEFGTLEYDMASKSNGKPSASIMIKQRPGSNAQEVIQNIKEKVAELKTTTFPPGMDYFVSYDVSRFLDASIHEVVRTLIEAFILVIIIVYLFLQDFRSTVIPALAVPVALVGTFAFMQLFGFSINLLTLFALVLAIGIVVDNAIVVVEAVHAKMAEKHLDAREATIESMKEMSGAIIAITLVMSAVFVPVAFMSGPVGIFYRQFSITLAISIVISGINALTLTPALCALMLKNTHGQPSKNTLLDRFFRGFNNGYDGISNKYRKLLSVIVGRRVITVGLLAAFCIGTYGINTVLPTGFIPTEDQGVINVNVTTPVAATVERTEAVLDEIQKVAQSLEPVESVSSLSGYSLITESAGSSYGMAMINLKPWDQRTASVKDIIAELESKTKHITDADIQFFPPPTVPGFGNSSGFELRVQDRTGSDDLQKTAEITNQFVKELMAAPEIASAFSSFDASFPQYMIHVDADIASKKGVSVDAAMSTLQTLIGSYYASNFIRFGQMYKVMVQADPSYRRTPEDLLKLYVKNNRGEMVPFSTFIRLERVYGPELLTRYNMYTSAMINGDAAPGFSSGDAIKAVERVAATSLPKGFTYDWSGMTREEILSGNQAIYIFGICLIFVYLLLAAQYESFLLPLPVILSLPTGVFGAFLALKLMGLENNIYAQVSLVMLIGLLGKNAILIVEYAIIRQKEGRSVIDAVLEGATERLRPILMTSLAFVAGLIPLVMASGAGAIGNRSIGTAAAGGMLIGTVFGIIIIPGLYVLFAGMARPKAPKKISAEQEEPILS from the coding sequence ATGTTTCAAAAATTCATAGAAAGGCCAGTCTTATCGCTGGTTATTTCAATCTTCATAACCCTACTCGGGATTTTAGCATTTACCGGTCTGCCGGTATCCCAGTTTCCTGACATCGTTCCTCCGTCAGTAGTAGTAACGGCCACCTACACCGGTGCCAACTCGGAAGTCTGCGTTGATGCGGTGGCTGTTCCCCTGGAAAAAGCGATCAACGGGGTACCGGGAATGACTTATATGACCTCGGTTTCCGGTAATGATGGTGTAACTACCATTACCATCTCCTTTAACGTCGGTGTAGACCCCGATCTGGCAGCAGTAAACGTACAAAACCGTGTCCAAACGGTTATTGACGAACTCCCGGAAGAGGTGATCAAGGCTGGTGTTACTACTGAAAAAGAGGTGAACAGTATGCTGATGTACCTCGACATTATGAGCTCCGACTCATCGGTTGCGGAAGATTTCGTTTACAACTTTGCTGACATCAACATCCTTAAAGAGCTGAAAAGGATCGACGGTGTGGGTCGCGCACAAATCATGGGAAGTAAAGATTACTCCATGCGCGTGTGGCTGAAACCCGACCGGATGAATAGCTATAATGTGTCTGCTGACGAAGTTGTCCAGGCGATCCGCGACCAAAACGTAGTGGCTGCTCCCGGAAAAACAGGGGTCGCCTCGGGCCGTGAAACACAGGTTTTGCAATATGTATTGAAGTATACGGGAAAGCTGTTCGAGCCGGAGCAATATGAAAATATTGTCCTGAGATCGAACCCCGACGGATCTATGCTGAAACTCAGGGACGTAGCAGATATTGAGTTCGGCACCCTGGAATACGATATGGCCTCCAAGTCAAACGGGAAGCCTTCCGCGTCGATCATGATCAAGCAACGTCCCGGCTCCAACGCGCAGGAAGTGATTCAGAATATCAAGGAAAAGGTAGCCGAATTGAAAACGACTACTTTTCCTCCCGGCATGGATTACTTTGTTTCCTACGACGTTTCGCGCTTTCTGGATGCATCCATTCATGAGGTGGTACGCACGCTGATCGAGGCATTTATTCTTGTAATTATCATCGTTTATCTCTTCTTGCAAGATTTCCGGTCCACGGTTATTCCTGCACTTGCCGTGCCGGTTGCATTGGTTGGAACGTTTGCTTTCATGCAGCTTTTTGGGTTTTCTATCAACCTGCTGACATTGTTTGCATTGGTTTTGGCAATTGGTATTGTGGTCGATAATGCCATTGTCGTCGTCGAGGCCGTCCATGCAAAAATGGCCGAAAAGCACCTCGACGCGCGTGAAGCGACGATTGAATCGATGAAAGAAATGAGCGGCGCCATCATTGCAATTACCCTGGTAATGTCGGCGGTATTCGTTCCGGTAGCATTTATGTCGGGCCCGGTTGGTATTTTTTACCGCCAGTTTTCAATCACCCTGGCGATTTCCATTGTGATTTCGGGTATCAATGCATTGACGCTCACGCCTGCACTGTGCGCACTTATGCTGAAAAATACGCATGGGCAACCATCGAAAAATACGCTGCTGGACCGTTTTTTCAGAGGTTTCAACAACGGCTATGATGGTATTTCCAACAAATACAGGAAGTTGCTTTCGGTTATCGTTGGCAGAAGGGTTATCACGGTTGGGTTGCTGGCCGCATTTTGCATTGGTACTTATGGCATCAATACAGTGCTTCCTACAGGGTTTATACCCACAGAAGATCAGGGGGTTATCAACGTAAACGTAACCACGCCGGTAGCAGCAACAGTGGAAAGGACCGAAGCTGTGCTCGACGAAATACAGAAAGTAGCGCAATCACTCGAACCTGTTGAATCGGTTTCTTCACTTTCGGGATACAGTTTGATAACCGAATCCGCGGGTTCTTCCTATGGGATGGCGATGATCAACCTGAAACCCTGGGACCAGCGCACGGCATCTGTAAAGGACATTATTGCCGAGCTGGAAAGTAAAACCAAGCATATTACGGATGCTGATATCCAGTTTTTCCCCCCGCCAACTGTTCCCGGATTCGGTAACTCCAGCGGTTTCGAGCTGAGGGTACAGGATCGTACAGGAAGCGACGACCTCCAAAAAACAGCGGAGATAACGAACCAGTTTGTAAAAGAATTGATGGCTGCGCCGGAAATCGCCAGTGCATTCAGCAGTTTCGATGCAAGTTTTCCGCAGTATATGATCCATGTGGATGCTGATATTGCTTCTAAAAAAGGGGTTTCCGTAGATGCGGCGATGAGCACGCTGCAAACATTGATCGGAAGCTATTACGCATCCAATTTCATACGTTTTGGCCAGATGTATAAGGTGATGGTACAAGCCGACCCGAGCTACCGCCGGACTCCTGAGGATTTATTGAAACTGTACGTCAAGAATAACCGCGGCGAAATGGTTCCATTCTCTACTTTCATCAGATTGGAAAGGGTTTACGGACCAGAGCTCCTGACGCGGTACAATATGTACACTTCTGCCATGATCAACGGAGATGCGGCACCCGGATTCAGTAGTGGTGACGCCATTAAAGCCGTTGAACGTGTAGCCGCAACCAGTCTTCCAAAGGGTTTTACCTACGACTGGTCGGGTATGACGAGGGAAGAAATTTTATCGGGAAACCAGGCGATTTACATTTTCGGTATCTGTCTGATATTCGTATATCTGCTTCTGGCTGCGCAGTATGAGAGCTTTCTGCTGCCATTGCCGGTAATTCTTTCCCTTCCAACGGGAGTTTTCGGAGCGTTCCTTGCGCTGAAACTAATGGGGCTTGAAAACAACATTTACGCCCAGGTGTCTCTGGTCATGCTGATTGGATTATTAGGTAAAAATGCCATTCTGATTGTCGAATACGCGATTATCAGGCAAAAAGAAGGCCGATCCGTCATTGATGCCGTGCTGGAAGGCGCTACCGAAAGGCTCCGCCCTATCCTGATGACTTCGCTTGCATTTGTGGCTGGTTTGATTCCGCTCGTAATGGCGTCAGGTGCGGGAGCAATAGGCAACCGATCTATCGGTACAGCTGCGGCTGGGGGGATGCTGATCGGTACAGTGTTCGGGATTATTATCATTCCGGGGCTGTATGTTCTGTTCGCCGGGATGGCCCGCCCCAAGGCCCCTAAAAAGATAAGCGCAGAACAGGAAGAACCTATCCTGAGTTAA
- a CDS encoding efflux transporter outer membrane subunit: MKTYHRRYSLLLFGTLLFLSGCKLMRPVEQSAGIKTPPAFENQTDSIGIGSIQWRSFFQDPHLLALIDTALQRNLDLKMAAQRIEQARTNILIARGALLPTVSGEISGGGRKFGDYTMDGVGNYDTNFSDNIDADRRLPAPLLPDYFVGLRSSWEVDIWGKLRTQKKAAYNRFLATEKARQAIVTGLIAQIASSYYGLIALDAELSIIRKNIALQQSAVETVKIQKEGGRANELGVRQMTAQLLNTQSLEYEIQQKIIETENSLNLLLGRFPQTIVRGTVQEQTFPQTISTGIPTNMLKRRPDIQQAQLDLLANYSEQQVAQLAFLPSLNITAFLGFNAFKSNLLFSPGSIAYNALGSLAAPLVNRKALKAGQKRAEAASLEALYAYNKSVLNGFQEVSTSLKKIENTKKISDLKTQEVEALQQAVATSKDLFLTGYASYLEVITAQRSVLEAELNLTDVRNEQFLGLIELYRSLGGGWE; this comes from the coding sequence ATGAAAACCTATCACAGGCGATATTCGCTGCTACTATTCGGTACGCTGCTATTTTTATCGGGATGTAAATTGATGCGCCCCGTCGAGCAGAGTGCCGGGATCAAAACACCCCCTGCATTTGAAAACCAGACTGATTCGATTGGCATTGGCTCCATTCAGTGGAGATCATTCTTTCAGGATCCGCATTTGCTGGCGCTGATTGACACTGCCTTGCAGCGCAACCTGGACCTGAAAATGGCCGCGCAGCGCATTGAACAGGCCAGAACGAACATCCTCATCGCGCGGGGCGCATTACTGCCCACAGTTTCCGGTGAAATATCCGGCGGCGGCAGGAAATTCGGCGACTATACCATGGATGGTGTAGGTAACTATGACACTAACTTTTCCGATAATATCGACGCAGACAGAAGACTCCCGGCACCCTTACTGCCCGATTATTTCGTGGGCCTGCGGAGTTCATGGGAAGTTGATATCTGGGGCAAGTTGAGAACCCAGAAAAAAGCAGCTTATAACCGGTTTTTGGCAACTGAAAAGGCACGGCAGGCGATAGTTACCGGTTTAATCGCCCAAATTGCGTCGTCATATTACGGATTGATCGCCCTGGATGCGGAACTGAGTATTATCCGAAAAAACATTGCGCTGCAACAATCCGCAGTCGAAACTGTGAAAATTCAGAAAGAAGGCGGACGGGCAAACGAATTGGGGGTACGCCAGATGACAGCCCAGCTATTGAATACACAAAGCCTGGAATATGAAATTCAGCAAAAAATTATTGAAACAGAAAATAGCCTGAACCTGCTACTGGGACGTTTCCCTCAGACAATAGTCCGTGGAACAGTTCAGGAGCAAACTTTCCCGCAAACCATCAGTACAGGCATTCCGACTAATATGCTGAAACGGCGACCGGATATTCAACAAGCGCAGCTGGATCTACTTGCCAATTATTCTGAGCAGCAGGTTGCACAACTTGCGTTTTTGCCTTCTCTAAATATCACAGCGTTTCTTGGTTTCAATGCCTTTAAAAGCAATTTGCTGTTTTCTCCCGGTTCGATTGCCTACAATGCATTGGGCAGCCTGGCAGCTCCGCTTGTGAATCGCAAGGCGCTCAAAGCAGGTCAGAAAAGAGCGGAAGCAGCGAGCCTGGAAGCATTGTATGCCTATAATAAATCGGTCCTTAACGGATTCCAGGAAGTCAGCACCAGCTTAAAAAAGATAGAGAATACAAAAAAGATCAGCGATTTAAAGACGCAGGAAGTAGAGGCACTGCAACAGGCAGTCGCTACTTCGAAAGATCTTTTTCTAACCGGCTACGCTTCTTACCTGGAAGTAATCACTGCCCAGCGAAGTGTTCTAGAAGCCGAGCTTAATCTGACAGATGTCCGGAATGAGCAGTTTTTGGGTCTGATCGAATTGTATAGATCGCTTGGAGGTGGCTGGGAGTAG
- a CDS encoding thioredoxin domain-containing protein — MHLLFLIGRCKVKLAVLAFAFVVLACVNKREKKVIAEIEGKKIYFEDVDKLVENSIYEYLFAINEVRDITLNQLIDDKLLDLEASHRHVSVDSLMSFELSGLGKIFPTKRYVHENALESGVVDPEHPFELIPIDSKRGENILLQSYRHYLRRKYLSALRIKYHVKVYLSPPESPAFNFDGISKQTRGNLTSKTSLSIVYNFSCNVCQEKDHIFRRLFEKYKDKARFNYFLLSPQVNQSILLADCAGKQGKFWSAHEFIYSNKLNDSILIEDFAAKVGLDYFKCLECVTDRKTHYDIATNMSKLRALEIEVTPTILINNRIYYGEISEIAISSEIEKSL, encoded by the coding sequence ATGCACTTGCTATTTCTGATAGGGAGATGTAAAGTCAAACTTGCAGTACTGGCTTTCGCATTCGTGGTTTTGGCTTGCGTTAACAAACGGGAAAAAAAAGTAATTGCCGAGATAGAAGGTAAAAAGATTTACTTCGAGGATGTTGATAAGCTTGTCGAAAATTCGATATATGAATATCTCTTTGCAATTAACGAAGTAAGAGATATCACGTTGAATCAGCTCATTGATGACAAACTGTTAGACCTGGAAGCTAGTCATCGTCATGTTTCAGTCGATTCACTCATGTCATTTGAGCTTTCCGGTTTGGGAAAAATATTCCCAACAAAGCGCTATGTTCATGAGAATGCACTTGAATCGGGAGTTGTCGATCCGGAACATCCTTTCGAGCTGATTCCAATTGACAGTAAGCGGGGTGAGAACATATTACTTCAAAGCTATCGGCATTATTTGCGAAGAAAATATTTAAGTGCTCTCCGAATCAAGTATCATGTTAAAGTTTATTTGAGCCCTCCCGAATCTCCTGCATTTAATTTTGATGGTATAAGTAAGCAAACAAGAGGGAATTTGACTTCAAAGACTTCGCTGTCGATCGTATATAATTTCTCTTGCAATGTATGCCAGGAGAAGGATCACATTTTTAGAAGATTGTTTGAAAAATATAAAGATAAAGCCAGATTTAATTACTTTCTGTTGTCGCCTCAGGTGAATCAGTCAATCTTACTGGCGGATTGTGCCGGAAAACAAGGTAAGTTTTGGTCAGCTCACGAATTTATCTATTCGAATAAATTGAATGACTCCATACTCATTGAAGATTTCGCGGCAAAAGTCGGTCTGGATTATTTCAAATGTCTTGAATGCGTGACAGATCGAAAAACACATTATGACATTGCGACTAATATGAGCAAACTACGTGCATTAGAAATTGAAGTCACACCTACAATTCTTATCAACAATCGTATTTACTATGGAGAAATTTCCGAAATCGCTATTTCTTCCGAAATCGAAAAGAGCCTTTAA
- a CDS encoding helix-turn-helix domain-containing protein encodes MPELHEKIRAIRMMKGIKQSELAELLGMKQQSFSKIENGKTAITCEMAEKIAKHFGFLGRLEMTQFYEAHILRLTVSRV; translated from the coding sequence ATGCCGGAACTACACGAGAAAATACGTGCAATAAGAATGATGAAAGGCATCAAGCAAAGCGAACTGGCCGAGCTATTGGGTATGAAGCAGCAATCTTTTAGTAAAATTGAAAATGGCAAAACCGCTATAACCTGCGAAATGGCAGAAAAAATTGCCAAGCATTTTGGATTTTTAGGAAGGTTGGAAATGACACAATTTTACGAAGCGCACATACTGCGCCTTACTGTTTCAAGAGTGTAG